A region from the Sphingomonas flavescens genome encodes:
- a CDS encoding Gfo/Idh/MocA family oxidoreductase produces the protein MKPIRIAIIGYGKIAEDQHRPSIEGNGRFELVASSSRSGQGVGQTFTDWRDLIRTAEGLEAVAITTPPGPRFEIASECIAAGLHCLLEKPPAAGLAQISELDCAAQAKGVTLFTTWHAQHHATVDAAAQALAGKRVKSMQILWHEDVHKWHPGQQWIWDAGGFGVFDPGINALSIATKIFPGALFVQSAALQIPENAQTPIAADIVFSSTEADGPLTASLDWRRTEGEEWTIAAETTDGVSVRLEQGGARLVLNGRAQDDDGPGEYPDIYRTFVDLIDGRRSLVDVAPFRLVADCLLTATLTRVDPITM, from the coding sequence ATGAAACCCATCCGCATCGCCATCATCGGCTACGGCAAGATCGCGGAGGACCAGCACCGGCCCTCGATCGAAGGCAATGGGCGCTTCGAGCTTGTCGCGAGTTCCAGCCGGTCAGGACAGGGCGTTGGACAGACCTTTACCGACTGGCGTGACTTGATCCGGACCGCCGAAGGTCTGGAAGCGGTTGCCATCACCACGCCGCCAGGACCCCGGTTCGAGATTGCCAGCGAATGCATTGCCGCCGGGCTGCATTGCCTGCTCGAAAAGCCGCCGGCCGCCGGTCTTGCCCAGATCTCGGAACTGGATTGCGCGGCGCAGGCCAAAGGCGTCACCTTGTTCACGACCTGGCACGCCCAGCATCACGCGACCGTCGACGCGGCCGCGCAGGCGCTCGCGGGCAAGCGCGTCAAATCGATGCAAATCCTGTGGCACGAGGATGTCCACAAATGGCATCCCGGTCAGCAGTGGATCTGGGACGCAGGCGGGTTCGGCGTGTTCGATCCGGGGATCAACGCGCTGTCGATCGCCACCAAGATCTTTCCCGGCGCCTTGTTCGTTCAATCGGCGGCGTTGCAGATCCCGGAGAATGCACAGACGCCGATTGCTGCCGATATCGTCTTCTCGAGCACGGAGGCGGACGGCCCGCTCACCGCCAGTCTCGACTGGCGCCGGACCGAGGGCGAGGAATGGACAATCGCCGCGGAGACGACCGACGGCGTTTCGGTCCGGCTTGAGCAGGGGGGCGCACGCCTGGTGCTTAACGGAAGGGCGCAGGACGATGACGGCCCAGGCGAGTATCCCGACATCTACCGGACCTTCGTCGACCTGATCGATGGGCGCCGCAGCCTGGTTGATGTGGCACCCTTCCGGCTGGTCGCCGACTGCCTGCTGACAGCAACCCTGACACGCGTCGATCCGATCACGATGTAA
- a CDS encoding 2-dehydro-3-deoxygalactonokinase — MRWPEGFIAVDWGTTNRRAYRLDGSGKCVDEFEDDKGVLSVAADGFPAAMAEIRKRLGDHPLLLAGMIGSNRGWKEAPYVPAPAGLDDLAKALVWVGEREAIVPGVSYLENGRADVMRGEEVQLLGAVVDGSIGRDGLACHPGTHNKWVTLRGGKIDSFRTVMTGELFSLLKEHSILSDLLQSEVELNDVFRDAARFAINNESLPADLFSVRARVLLGVARKEDAASYASGLLIGADVRVGLSYPTGADIAAVGRPELTRLYAAAIREASREVRELDGERCFLAGIHEIAKRI, encoded by the coding sequence ATGCGCTGGCCTGAAGGATTTATCGCCGTCGATTGGGGCACGACCAATCGCCGCGCCTACCGCCTCGATGGCTCAGGGAAGTGCGTCGACGAGTTCGAGGATGACAAGGGTGTGCTGTCCGTGGCTGCGGACGGGTTTCCCGCCGCGATGGCCGAGATCCGCAAGCGGCTCGGCGATCATCCGCTGCTGCTGGCCGGGATGATCGGTTCGAACCGCGGGTGGAAGGAAGCGCCCTATGTGCCGGCGCCCGCGGGGCTCGATGACCTGGCCAAGGCGTTGGTGTGGGTTGGGGAACGCGAGGCAATCGTTCCCGGCGTCTCCTACCTGGAGAATGGTCGCGCCGACGTAATGCGCGGTGAAGAGGTCCAATTGCTCGGTGCGGTAGTGGACGGATCGATCGGCCGTGACGGTCTCGCCTGTCATCCCGGCACGCACAACAAATGGGTCACGCTCCGTGGCGGCAAGATCGACAGCTTCCGGACGGTGATGACGGGCGAGCTGTTCAGTCTGTTGAAGGAGCACAGCATCCTCTCCGATCTGCTGCAAAGCGAAGTCGAGCTGAACGATGTCTTCCGCGACGCCGCTCGGTTCGCCATCAACAATGAAAGCCTGCCTGCCGATCTGTTTTCAGTTCGCGCCCGCGTCCTGCTCGGTGTCGCCCGGAAGGAAGATGCAGCCAGTTACGCAAGCGGCCTCCTGATCGGCGCCGACGTGCGTGTCGGGCTGTCTTATCCGACCGGCGCGGACATTGCGGCCGTCGGCCGACCGGAGCTGACGCGGCTCTATGCAGCGGCCATTAGGGAAGCCTCACGGGAAGTCCGGGAACTGGACGGCGAGCGCTGTTTCCTCGCCGGCATCCACGAAATCGCGAAAAGGATCTGA
- a CDS encoding 2-dehydro-3-deoxy-6-phosphogalactonate aldolase, which translates to MLHRYLDQCPLVAILRGVTPDEAEAVGDAVVDAGMRIIEVPLNSPKPLDSIERLAKRFGDQVLVGAGTVLDPADVPRVRDAGGQIIVSPDTNLDVIAAAASTGMVASPGYFTPSEGFAAIRAGATALKLFPAEGASPAVLKAQLAVLPKDVPILIVGGVKPDNMRPWLDAGAAGFGLGGGLYQAGQSASDTLAKAKAYVAGLGR; encoded by the coding sequence ATGCTGCATCGCTATCTCGATCAATGCCCGCTGGTGGCCATCCTGCGGGGAGTGACACCAGACGAAGCCGAAGCGGTCGGCGACGCTGTTGTCGACGCCGGCATGCGGATCATCGAAGTGCCGCTGAATTCCCCGAAACCCTTGGACAGCATCGAGCGACTCGCGAAGCGATTTGGCGATCAGGTGCTGGTCGGCGCGGGGACCGTGCTCGACCCCGCCGACGTGCCGCGCGTCCGCGATGCGGGCGGACAGATCATCGTGTCGCCTGACACCAACCTCGACGTGATTGCGGCCGCCGCCTCCACCGGGATGGTCGCCAGTCCGGGCTATTTCACGCCTTCCGAAGGCTTCGCCGCCATCCGCGCGGGCGCAACCGCGCTCAAGCTGTTTCCCGCGGAGGGCGCGAGCCCGGCGGTGCTGAAGGCGCAGTTAGCGGTGCTGCCTAAAGACGTCCCGATCCTTATCGTTGGAGGCGTGAAGCCGGATAATATGCGCCCGTGGCTCGACGCCGGGGCGGCGGGCTTCGGCCTTGGCGGCGGGCTATACCAGGCCGGTCAAAGCGCATCGGACACGCTGGCCAAGGCAAAAGCCTATGTTGCGGGGCTCGGCCGATGA